The genomic region ATATTTTTGGCTATAATTCCGACCCTGCTTGAAGAAATCGTTTTTCGAGTAAAATTTATACCCATCAGGAGGCTATTATGGCTTTAGATACGGCGAACAAAGCGCAAATCATTAAACAATACCAAAGAACTGAAGGTGATACAGGTTCAAGTGAAGTACAAATCGCACTTCTTTCAACTCGTATTGCTGGACTTACAGAACATCTTAAAACATTCAAAAAAGACCATTCATCACGTCTTGGTCTTTTGAAACTTGTTGGTCAACGCCGTCGTTTGATGCGTTATTTGAAACGTACAAACCGCGAAAGCTACAACAAACTTGTTGCTGATCTCGGTATCCGTGACAACATCTAAATCGTATTCGATTTAACAGACCGGCGGAGCGATCGCTCTGTCCGGTACTTCTTCTTTACTTTTCTTCCGTTTTTTTCACATTCGACTTATTTTTCCTGCAATACCGCATAAGTTCCTGTTGCAAAGGCTACAAGATTCGTCTCATCAAACAGCTCTATTTTGACGAAAGAGGTTGTTCTTCCCTGACGTATCACATTTCCGACGGCGCGTAAATTGCTCCCCACTACCGGTTTCAAATAATTGATTTTAATCTCCATGGTCACGGAAGTATACCCGACTCCGAGATTTGAGACGGCTGCATACCATCCCGTATTGTCCATCAACGTGGAAATGACTCCGCCGTGAACAAAGCCCATGTGCTGCAAATGATACGCTTCCACACGCAGTTCGACTTCAGCCATCCCCTTGTCACTGTGAACCAGCCTGCCGCCAATATGTTCTAAAAACGGAAATTTTATATCGTGCATAGTAATCCTTTTATAAGTTGCATTTTAACGTTTAATTAGAGTGTTTTTATACGTTTGTGCAATGATCGAAACTCCGCGCTCCATCTCCTCGAACGTCGAATGGGTAAAGTTGAATCTCGCTTCCGAACACAGCGGCGTTGCGGTGTAAAATTCTCCGCCCGGGACAAAAACGGCTCCGGCTTTTAACGAGTCCATGGCCAAAGCATACGCGTCTATCCCTCCTGTAAACGTACCGTAGATAAACATACCCCCCTTGGGTTTTTCGAAAACAAATTCCGGAAGCAGCGTTGTGAGCTTATCGGCAAGATAATCGCATTTTGCACGGTAAAGCGCTCTGATTTTCGGTAAATGTTCCTCAAACGCTCCGGATGCCCAAAACGTGTCGGCGACCATTTGGGAGAGGGTAGAGGTATGCAGGTCTGAACGCTCTTTAAGTGCCAAAATCGGTTGAAGCAACGATGCATCCCCCCGAATCCATCCCAGCCGCAATCCCGGAGCCAGGATCTTGGAAAACGATCCTACATGAAGTGCATGATGCGGCGCGAACGATGAGAGCATCGGTAGTCTTTCTTCGAAATACAGCTCCGTATAAGCACCGTCCTCTACGATAATTCCCTCATGCCGGATGGCTGTTTGTGCGATCCTTATTCGCTCTTCTACGCTGTAACTGTATCCTGTCGGGTTTTGGAAATCACACATGATATAGGCCCGTTTCGTCTTTGCAAAAAGAGATTCAAACTCCTCAGTGTTTTGCAGTGCATAGGGATACAACGGACATCCGTTTGCATTAAAAGCGTTTAATGCCCCCAAATAGGCGGGAGCTTCAACAACGCTCCCTTCTTTAAAATAGACACGGCTGATAAGATCGAGCGCCTGCTGTGCTCCCGTCGTGATGAGGATGTTTTCTCTCGATGTTTCCAATCCCAATGCGGTGTAATAGGCGGCCAGTTTGTCCCGTAATGCCGAAATACCGGCACTGAAGGAGTATTGCAGCGATTTGGGATCGGACAAAACGCTTTGAGCCGAAGCGGCGATAGCCTGCATCGGAAACAGATTTTCATCGGGCAATCCACCTGCAAAAGAGATGGTGTCGGTATCGATCACTTCTAAAATTTCTCGGATAAATGAGCGTTTCACGGTCACTCCTTTTTTTGATGACAGTTTAGAGAAAAACAAAAAGTTATTCTTTATCCAAATACTCATAATTATTATCCAAAATATACATTTTTATTATCTATTTATGCTATTATTGCGGTATGAAGCGTGAAACAAAAAACCAAAGAGCCGATGTCGTCAACAGTGTCCTCTCGTATATCTACCTCTACATCGACACCGATCTCAATGTTGCCGAACTGGCACACATGAACGCCTTGAGTCCCAATCACCTCCACCGGATTTTTAAAGAAGAGACGGGGAGAAATTTGTTTGAAACCATCAAATCGATACGTCTGCAAAAAGCGGCGAGTCTGTTGTTGACCAACAAATACGCAACGATATCTCAGATCGCGCGCATGTGCGGATACAGCTCCCAGACCTCATTTATAAAAGCGTTTAAAGAGCGGTTCGATACGACGCCGAAAGTATGGAAAAACGGTGCCTATCTCCTTTATTCCAAAAAGAATATCGAAAGTTCCAAAAGTGCCAGCGCATCCAATCGGGACTTTTCAGGGACAATACCGAAAATCGTAAAAACCTCTCCGATACGGGCGGCGTACATACGCCACAGCGGGTACGATATATCGATCAAAAACAGCTGGAACCGGCTTTATGCGTGGAGTCTGGAAAACGGCATACCGGAGAATGCACGGCAAATCGGATTTCACCACGACAATCCGACGATTACGCCGCTCAGCGAATGTGCCTATATCGCCGCTATCGAGATCGACAAGGATATTCAGCCGCACGGTACGGTCGCCTATTTTGAAATTCCAGCGTCCTTGTGTGCGGTTTTTAGTATAAGCGGAAAATACGGGGATGTGTTGCGGTTTATGCAGTATGTGTATCAGATATGGCTGCCCGGCAGCGGTTTCGAAGCCAAAACACTGCCGCCCTATGCGATCTATCGAAAAAATCATTTTCTTAATGAAACGGGGGAGTTTGATCTGGAGTTTTATCTCCCGATCAGTGTATTATAAGCGATCGATTTGATCATATTTCATCTCTCGCTTACTGTAACTGAAATAAATAATATAGCTTCGATCAACACTTGAAACAAGTTCCAATAAAGATATACAATAAACAATAAAATTGTTAACTCTTAAATTAAAGGTGGCAGTAGGGATGGAAACTAAAGAATCGAAATTTTTTACATCGGTTTCATTAATCATTGTAGCTGCTTTGACTCTGTTAGCTTTTATTGCTCTTTTTATCTATTCAAACTTTGAAGAGAGAGAAAGCAAGGAGATACAAAACACCTATCACGCGGAGATAAAAAAAATAGAGAATTATCTGAATGAAGGAAACTGTACCAAAGCCTTTTTAGAATACGAACAAGCGAAAGTAATACGTCACACTATAGATAAACGAGGACTTTATTACAGTTTTAATGCCCATCCTGCCGCGGCACACTCTTTGGAAATTGCTGAGTGCTTTGCAAAAATGAAAGAGTTTGAGAAAGCCGTCTCAATACTCGATAGAGAAGGTGGTCGCGGTCCCGATTATTTTTTAAGAGCATCCGCTGTCTACAAGAGTGCAGGAGAATTAAAAAAAGCACAAGAGGCACAATCAAAAGCCGAAAACTTTTGATCTTTTTTACAACGTACCATCACACATCATGATGATAATGTTCTAATACCCGTTTGTATTCTTCATAGACTTGCGCAGGAGTTTGTGAGTTTTTATACATTTTTAGAATTTGGCGAATGAAATCGAGTGGATACTCGATAGATAGCCCTGCGTTACGCGCATAAATTTTGGCAAGAGTTTCATACATTCCCTCATAAACCTCCGGCTCTTCTTTTTTCAGACGCTGGAGATTCTCTTCGGCCTGAAGCAGCTTGGCATCGTTAAACTCACCACGCTCATTGATTGTTTTGCGAAGTTCAACATATTCTTTTAGGTTTTTTCGGTTTAGGACATAATCGGTAAACAATTCTATGAGTGACATTTCTGCTCCTTTATTCGTTTCAGTAATTCTACGCTTTAAGTATAGCAACAGTGTAGCATGAAAAAAAATAAATTATTTTAAACTCCGAAAATCTTTTTCGCCCGTTCCAAATCCTCTACCGTATCGATCCCGAATCCGCTGCTGGCGACTTTGACCATCGAGATTTTTTTGCCGTGGTAGAGCGCGCGGAGCTGTTCGAGTTTTTCGATGTCTTCGAGCGGTGCTTCCCCGAGGGCGCAAAAATCGTGGAGCGATTTTTTCGTAAATCCGTAAATCCCGATGTGTCCGAAATAGTTCGCTTCACCGCTTCGGTTGAACGGAATAGGACTGCGGGAAAAATAGATCGCATTGTGATCGACGTCGGTGATGACTTTTACCAAATTAGGGTCTTGCGCCGATTCGGTGTTGATCGCGTTGTAGCAGCTTCCCATGATG from Sulfuricurvum sp. harbors:
- the rpsO gene encoding 30S ribosomal protein S15 yields the protein MALDTANKAQIIKQYQRTEGDTGSSEVQIALLSTRIAGLTEHLKTFKKDHSSRLGLLKLVGQRRRLMRYLKRTNRESYNKLVADLGIRDNI
- a CDS encoding PaaI family thioesterase, which encodes MHDIKFPFLEHIGGRLVHSDKGMAEVELRVEAYHLQHMGFVHGGVISTLMDNTGWYAAVSNLGVGYTSVTMEIKINYLKPVVGSNLRAVGNVIRQGRTTSFVKIELFDETNLVAFATGTYAVLQEK
- a CDS encoding PLP-dependent aminotransferase family protein: MKRSFIREILEVIDTDTISFAGGLPDENLFPMQAIAASAQSVLSDPKSLQYSFSAGISALRDKLAAYYTALGLETSRENILITTGAQQALDLISRVYFKEGSVVEAPAYLGALNAFNANGCPLYPYALQNTEEFESLFAKTKRAYIMCDFQNPTGYSYSVEERIRIAQTAIRHEGIIVEDGAYTELYFEERLPMLSSFAPHHALHVGSFSKILAPGLRLGWIRGDASLLQPILALKERSDLHTSTLSQMVADTFWASGAFEEHLPKIRALYRAKCDYLADKLTTLLPEFVFEKPKGGMFIYGTFTGGIDAYALAMDSLKAGAVFVPGGEFYTATPLCSEARFNFTHSTFEEMERGVSIIAQTYKNTLIKR
- a CDS encoding GyrI-like domain-containing protein; this encodes MKRETKNQRADVVNSVLSYIYLYIDTDLNVAELAHMNALSPNHLHRIFKEETGRNLFETIKSIRLQKAASLLLTNKYATISQIARMCGYSSQTSFIKAFKERFDTTPKVWKNGAYLLYSKKNIESSKSASASNRDFSGTIPKIVKTSPIRAAYIRHSGYDISIKNSWNRLYAWSLENGIPENARQIGFHHDNPTITPLSECAYIAAIEIDKDIQPHGTVAYFEIPASLCAVFSISGKYGDVLRFMQYVYQIWLPGSGFEAKTLPPYAIYRKNHFLNETGEFDLEFYLPISVL
- a CDS encoding alpha/beta hydrolase; this encodes MSLIELFTDYVLNRKNLKEYVELRKTINERGEFNDAKLLQAEENLQRLKKEEPEVYEGMYETLAKIYARNAGLSIEYPLDFIRQILKMYKNSQTPAQVYEEYKRVLEHYHHDV